ACAGGCAGGGTCGTCATCCCCCGGCCCGACCCCCCAGGGGACATTAAACTTATATGACCCCAAAGTCCCGGGCTGTACAAAATGGCCGGCGGTTTGTCTACCtgtcaaaaaataagaaaatgttttttttcgtgtttttttttcatttaatatgctAATACAGACCGAGATAGACATAGACAATTTCCATTTCAGACCTATTAGATTTACTGCGatcaattatataaaactggTCACTCCGTTGGTTTTGTTAAATCAAAGTCGTCCGTTTAGCACAGTGGTTAATGCACTCACTTTTCACCTACGCGACCCGGGTTTGATTTCCGGCctaggcgcatgtgagtttggtttgtggttaACGAGTCGGACAAGAGGGTTTCCCCGGGTAttccggttttccccacaacacaagatcacatTCTCTCGCGcaatatcgtgccaacgagagtgataaatataagttGCAAAAGCTTGTTTCATAATcgttataaaaaataagtataactacataatatttttgattggtcaatatgtatCTACTTACTAGTACGATGTATCAATTAAATTGCTGTTATTTGCaaactcattaaaatgtaaTCTGTGGATAGCAAATCctatgggttttttttcaattggtTGTAGGCTGCTATTAAAATTATCCTTTTAAAAAGTTCATATAAAGATCATAAATATTACAGCCATGCTTACCGGCACCAGTGTCTTTCGAAAACATTCCTCTCTGTGCATATGCGACGCTAACGCCCTGAATTACCAATGATACAGGCCACGGTGTCTTGTTTGAAAGTACCACGTTGATTGTATCCCCTACTTCCGCTCTAATCACTGGTCCAAGCAGGCCTAGATGTGCCTCGCGTGACGTACGATTCATGCGCACGTTGTAGCCAAATGACGTGTACTCAAAGAAACGTGACTTCCGGTATGTTCCACCAATCATAGGCCTTCCTTCATACGtattagcaaaatatatttcagattctctacaatataaataagaaaaatgttttcagcCAGTGAATAGTCAAAACCAGCCTCAAACTTCAGGGATGTTCAGTCAAAagtgtatttttaatatatacagtCACGATTTATTTCTAatgtcttaaagggactagacaccatgatacaattgcaagaaaaaaagaacattgacaaaaccttacatttaattaaaattgataaagttgtgtacaatgcattgaatcttacttactgatgtatcacatcgcttgaGACACATGTTTCTTTCgcatttttttgcgtatttAACCATTTAGAAATTTACACGGTTCGTCTACCATAAAATAAtcccagttaatttaaaaaataattggtatatgtatctgtacttatcacgagactttcacatgctaaatatacacgttataaactgggaaaccattatgtgctattttaagCGGTAAAACtgagctgagacagcgacaaactattattttaatcaagaaaattatatattttcggCCTCCTTCTAGTTCGTATTGACAGCTCTAGGCCTGTTTTGTggttatattgtatttgtcgATTTTATGACATTTGGCCCCTTTAAAAGAATTAGTTTAAAGTCAatcaggtatatgatgaaaagaTTTTCATCTATTATTCTATCGATCGCACTGTATGTTTGCAACAAACAAGGGACGTCATAGGTTAAAAAAGATTATAAAAGTCTAATGTGTACtgctaaatattttaattaatttgcaAGTGAAAGGAGCAAAGttacttttaatgttttgaaatagtaAAGGAAACAGATTCTACAAAGTTTCAACATTCTTTTCAAATGACCTTATACTGATTAATCGAAATTAGTAAAAACTATAGGCTAGCATATCAGGAAGGAATCTTGAACAAATCTCTAAAGAGTTTCCGATACATATTCATTCAAGTTCGAATGAATTATTTACATACGTCTTAGGAGTATCTAGATCTTGGCCGTCAAACAAGTTCCGGCCAGATGGGGCGTAATTCCAATCGTCCATCTCCGCAGACAGGAAGTGGGTGCGATACCGGCCGCTCAGCTGTTCCGGCGCCACGCCCCCACAGTCACGTACCGTCAGGTAGACCTTCATGCCGTCTGGtggtaaaaataaattcatgaaCAAATAATGAAACAGTTCAATAAACACAAGGCTAATATGCGGAcaacaaaatgaatacatgttttacCGATATTATAAGGGCAATAACTACACTTGCATTTGATTGCATTTTCCGCCCAATTGGAACTTACTAGTGTTGTGTTCCGAGTTCATACACTGCACGAGCCACGTGCCCGGATTCTGCGCCACCATTTCCGTTTCTCGAAACGTCGCTGGCCAAATACCGATCGCGGTTGACCTAAAGAGAAACTAATGTTTTACTCCAAACACTTACAAATATGTGTGCAAAAGTATAAGGCTGCACTACACGTTATCGCGTGATTCATTAGGTATCAGGAAAATATATTAACACCAAAGTGATACGATGTTTATTAAGCCAGGCACGTTATTCatgaaacatcttaagtcatatCTTAGCTTAAATGCCTAGTTTAAGAAATGCTGTACATCTCCTGCTAAGGCTCAGgaccatttagggtccatttctataatacaacttctaaaactgcacagcaggttactcagatcggagatctgataagagggatcaaggcaaggagattaagatcaataaacagagggCCTACTTATAGAAGGCCTTAACTAGGCATTTAAGCCACTTTCTTAATTTTAGTATCTctttaaatgcatgaaataaaaacttcaGAATTTCTAGAATACATTATTTTCCGTGTTTGATCTTCCTAcattaatgttaaaacacatttatacgTGTCTTTTAATTTGACCATGAGCATTTTACGAAATCGTCTTTAGTTAGGAATCGACTTGAGGTGTTTTATGaatacgccccccccccccctcgccCGAGGCTGTACCTGTGTCTGTTTGATAGAAACGTCTGTCCATCTATGTTAACGGTGTGAATCTCGGCACTGAGTGAAAAGATGTACCACGCCACCCGATCACCTGCACACACCGTCAGGTTTGGTAGGTTAGCGTACATGTAACCTGAATGTTGTAAAGGAGCGTGAAAAGAGGAAACACATCTTGGTTTATGGAACTTTATAAACAAGGGAATCTAACACTGTATATCAGTGAACAGGAGCTTCGACATTCGATTACTTAATATAGTGAAAAGGAGATTTAACATGGGATAACTTAACACCGTGAGCAAGGAATGCTAAAACTGTATTATTTAACACCGTTCACAGAGTTTCTAGAGTTTTCTGTGAGTTTTTTGTagattaatttatattgtttttttctttaaaaaaagtatattatttttatcatttatttttttaattgggggtggggggagggggggagCCGGAAGGGTACTGATACCCAGAACGCTGTAATTCTGTAAGACCCATCTCTGTAAGTCGAAGATCATTTAGAAAATTAAGTTGCATTATAATACCATTTATAGAATCTTTCTTCAGGCTTTCCTCGAAGTCCGGATCCCCAGACTCATACAGGCGCTTGCATTCATCCGGGTCCCCACAGCGCTTGAGATTCTCGTCTGTCAGCCAGGTGGCGCCCTCGTCAATTGAGTCAAAGTACAAAACCTGTTCGCTGTCAACGTCGGAACGGGTTCCGTCGGCGCGAAGTGTGCCTAAAAAGTTCCTAAGTAGCTGATTTATATATACCAGTTAATTTGCAGATTAGGGTACACACGATGCGGAGcaatataattacatgtacGTCAAAGGAGCAatacattcggagctcctcggccttttttatcgaaaacaatctcggatgtatgccCGTACATCAGTttaagtagttcgtattttttttgaattatacCATCAATCAAATGCAATTTTTTAgttgtattttattgatttaagtttaaattgattgccagtgaagtgtataactgcaaacacaattaagattcccaagagttaagtcataaagtttaactggtAAAAAGATTACTACGTGATCTACTTGCAGACGATTTAATCATAcagctttttgagtatgtaaaccgttcatatacatccgaggttggtttcgataaaaatgaccgaggagttccgaatgaggatatataaatcaaacaaataacgGCGGATTCTCCTTCACGCAGATTTGTTCCATCCATATGCTATTTCGGGAAATAGTAACACACATTTTACCATTTAActcaatgacatttaaaaacgttttgttatgggattttaaagctgcactctcacagattttgacaacttctttctttttatttttgtcttggaactagccaatttttgcgaaaatgcatggatcagtgatattagactgctgacaaaaaattagatcgcaggaattgatgttttatgcattttttcttgaacCGTTAGTAAACGGTTTAACATcaatttcgaacggaaatatgaaaatgtggGATCTCATCTTTTGTCACTAATCTTTTAAcattggtttgctgatattttcgcaaaaaattgctctttccaagataaaaaaaaataaaaaagtgtgaaaacggtaagtctgtgagagtgcagctttaaataaatgcCCACTGTACATTCAAAGCAGCGTATGTATTTTTCAATTCAACCATACGAGTTCAACAGCGCCTGAAGCTTGCATCCTTGACCTTGGACAATCCATAGAATTGACAAAAGTCAAATTTACGtacatgttatttaacattgttatcCAAGTTGTATGCATATTGTAGTTTAAGAGTGCACGAAATGTCCACGTGATTCAATTGCAACGTAGATTAAAACTGATTGATGGACGCGAACCTCACAGGATCAACACATCTTCGCGTCCGCAAACCAGCGCGCCCGCCATGGGTACATTAGCTAACGGTTGCCAACTTTAGATTTGATAGATAAAAAAGTAGGTGGACGCAAACCGCCAGGTTCCGCCAACCTGCTCGTCTGCGAATCAGTGCACCCGTCATTTGTGTCACTTAAATAAACACCTCTCGGTTAATAGTTGTCAAAATTAGATTTaatggggtggggggggggggctggttgGTGGACGCAAACCTTCGGGTTCCGCCACCATGCTCGTCCGCCATCCAGTGCACTGGCCATGGGAGACACTATTTTATACGAGATACATCTCTCGGTTAATACTTGTAAAAAATAGATTAAATGGAGAGGGGGAAGGGGCTGATTGATGGACGCAAACCCCAAGGTGTCGCCACCATGCTTGTCCGCCAACCTGTGCGTCTGTCATTGGGGCTCCAATAATAAATCCCGACGTTATTTTTTGTGAACTTTACGAATATCATTGACCGAGCACTTGGTTATTCAAAGCGGACAACCTCAGACTAAGATAATGTCACAGGGACCATAACTACCACTTAGAAATCTGGAATGCGGATGCATCAATAACAGCGGAGAAAAATGCACCCAGCGAATGTATGACCTATTCAGATAAGAACATAAAAGTTTATATAAGTTCATATGGGATAGTTACTGCACAAACTTACGGAATTTCGTTAGGGATATCGCTTATGACTTACACGATGTTGAAAACGCGACAGTGCGATGTTGAAACGCGACAGTGCGATGTTGAAAACGCGACAGTGCAGAGTTGAAACGCGATAGTGCGATGTTGAAACGCGACAGTGCGATGTTGAAACGCGATAGTGCGATGTTGAAACGCGACAGTGCAGTGTTGAAACGCGATAGTGCGATGTTGAAAACGCGACAGTGCGATGTTGAAACGCGATAGTGCGATGTTGAAACACGACAGTGCAGAGTTGAAACGCGATAGTGCGATGTTGAAACACGACAGTGCGATGTTGAAACGCGACAGTGCTATGTTGAAAACGCGACAGTGCGATGTTGAAAACGCGACAGTGCGATGTTGAAACGCGACAGTGCGATGTTGAAAACGCGACAGTGCGATGTTGAAAACGCGACAGTGCGATGTTGAAACGCGACAGTGCAATGTTGATTACGCGAAATCACAAAACAACGATAAAGAAAACGCGAatgtacgatgatgataacacgacacTGCGATGATTATAACGCGACagaacgatgatgataacgtgacagaAAGATAccacgataacgaaaacgcgataccACGGTATTTCAATGGTAGAGTTACACGACACTGTTCATTTTTACCAATGATCTTACAAAATGCCTGATAGTATTACGAACCCCCACGCACACAATTTTGCTACTCCATACGccttttaaaacaagaatcgtgtataacattttaatgactCCGTGTAACGAAAATGTTTTGAGCTACAGCGTACTGCGTACCAAACTCTTAGtataaccagtatttattttaaataataacactCTCTTGAGTAGTGAGTTTTAAAAAGCACCTGAATACCATACAGAAAGGAAGGTTCAGCTTCGTGGCCATTATTCGCAATTCTTACCCTGCTTGCAGACAAGGAGTAGTCCAACCAGCCCGGAGTTCACTTCTTTTTCCGGATCAACGTGAGAATGGTAGGCGAAGGGAATGCAACTCGGATCGTCGTCACGTGGTGAGAAGTCTGACGTCAGCTCCCACGTGTACAAGTAGTCCGTACCTTGCGGGACTCCGTCGTCCGATTTGGAGGCCCCATTTGTTCCATCCATATATTGCGCGCCTTAAATATTGTTcttcgtcatttttttttcgcaAGATGTGCTTATATGTAATATGGGATACTGAACACAAGGGTGGTGAatcctttattaaaatgttattcaattttataataGTGACATGTTGGTCGATGGATACaatcatacataatttatcacTCATGAGCATTTACGTCGATACTTAAGCAAATAGCCAAGCAAAGACTCACCGATATTTTATAGTACTACGATATTTTATATTACTACGATATTTTATAGTACTACGATATTTTATATTACTACGATATTTTATAGTACTACGATATTTTATATTACTACGATATTTTATAGTACTACGATATTTTATATTACTACGATATTTTATAGTACTACGATATTTTATATTACTACGATATTTTATAGTACTacgatatttttatattactacgatattttatattactacgatattttatatttgtctatTGAAGGAtaaataaaagttcattaaacgtttttattaaaataagtatgaaaatcaGTATTGGGGgcagaaataaaaatgtgaaaaaagtcacgtcaaaaatatatgataaccagtgatttaagactactgacaaaagatcagatcgcagatttgttttatatttatggtGTACTGTGGctaaaaacgttactaacgcttttaaaaaatgcataaaacatcattttttgaacgtaaatatgaaaacctgcgatctgatcttttgtcagcatgctgatatcactggtttgcagatatttacgcaaaagatTGATCGTTCcatgagaatttttttttaaatatccaaacggtctatttgtgagagtgcagctttaaaatgaagTTGACTGGCTTTTATACTACCAATTTCAGGACACCCCTCGCTTCAACAACTATTACACCACGGAAAAGAACATAAATGACAACACACCTTCGTTGATCTTTGTGTATTTAACGCCATGCGGATGGACGGACACCGGCATATCGACGTCATTCCGGAAGTGGATGCGCATAACCTCCCCGACCTCAACTCTCAGGAGCGGTCCTACGTAGCCGAAGGATGGCGGGGACTTGATTTCTTGTGTGAAGTTTCCGTCCGTGTACAGCTTATAGACATACTTCAGGTACTTGCTTCCTACgcgattatttttgttttttagcgTGTCCTCCAAGTATCTTAAACAATATTTGGTATTAACAAGTTGATGTAATAATGTCGAACTTGACAATGCTCATCCAGTTTGACTGTCATGTTGAATAATGTGAATTTACAACAAAATTCTGTAATTTATTTACACGGACTGtattaaagtggcactcttatataaaatcaatgcatacccatgtataacaaacatcaattttgagatacaaaccttaaactacttactaaatattgcatttgtaaaaaatattgataactgataacaagattgtaaccgtgacttactgtgatcttctatcggcttaagatagaaatactgtgttttctgcacctttctttaaaattaaacatagtatccttcataaaaaaccCCATTGTTTTCGCTATTTATCCATCCCTTTtggtatatatttaaacaattctaTTAAGTGTggtgaatcttatttgggattaagtgtgcatctttaagcgtttattcagtgttttttttccaaaattatgtttttagtCAACCTATCAAAAGGGGATGTTCGCCTCCCACCAAAGAGATATTGGGTACAAATCCCTCTTAGTCGCACGTTTCCCAAATGAGACCCCAAATATAAGATGGTCTCAACATTATTACTCACTCTGTGTATGAATCTACCACGTTTTCTTGTAATGGCAGATAATCCCATAAAACCTTTTCGGCACGAAGGTAATAGTCCCTGTAGTTACGCACGTTAAAACTTCCGTCTGTTTTATTGATGACGTCACTTCCGGGAATCGGTTGGTCAAGTATAAAAGCTGTCGCAATGCATGTTAGCGAAAaacaaaagagaaaataaaaatgaaaattaacatcGGTagtcatgtttgtatttattgtattattctcAATAAGTCACAACACTAATTGTTTAAAACGTCCTTTTTTATGTCTAGATTATGtcgatatttgttttaatgttctagaaaatactttcaaaatctTCCCGCACTTCATACGAACGTTGGGTATGATATGATTTGATTTGCAAGGACGCAAGTACCAATTCTGTAACATGCTTCGGTCATAGACCAAAACATGGAGAAGGCCAGACAAAATAAACCCCTGTTTTTGGACCTTAGTTCCATTTCTCGCAGTCAGGGTTTATGAAATGAATTTCCCACGATTTTGAAAATAGTGGGTTTTCTTGGCAGGTGTTTGCGCTATCATGGCGAGTCATTGAATGATCTGGTGAATCGGGAGGAGCTACGTCTGATTGGAACTGTCCGAAACAATCGTgataaaatcattatatatGTGTAGATATTGACACAAAATGGTGAAAACCATAATTTAggtaacattatatttatacatgttaacGCAACAACGATTTGCTACGTTTTTATCCAGTTGTATAAACATAGCTATTATTCGCACCTCCTTATGGCATAATCGTCAGTACTAGTATTTCCAACGAAACCGTATAATGCAATCGTATTTACTCGGCCATTTCCGACAAATACCGAGAAAGATAGTCAGCTGTTGAATAATGGCCGATGTATTCCGATTGGCATCGCTGTTGTTCGCATTTCGTCGTTGTACAATCGTAAGTACTCGTATTTCCAACGTCACCAattaatacaatcgtaacaactcggccaacTCCGGCAAAAGTATATAGTCATCTGTTGGATAATGGCAGAAGTGACAAACCTAAGACGACTTTATGATATACTTTCAtccctttatttttttttttaaattattagtATTAACTTATctattaaataagtttttttatatattattgtagGCCAATATATCCATAACATTTAAAACCTTGTGCCCGAATGCTTCGCTCTCTAGTTGTATTTCAATAACTCGTGCAGTGACAATAAAGTGTTTTGCGTAGGCCGGAAACATTATCATAACCTTAGCCTTTTTTCGCTGACTTTGTTATGAAaccattatataaaatgataacgCTATTCCTAACGACAGACAACGAAACTGGAATGTTATTTATCTCGAGCAGAGGTTTGATAACACCTGCTTACTTATCTTCCGATTTGCCAAA
Above is a genomic segment from Mya arenaria isolate MELC-2E11 chromosome 2, ASM2691426v1 containing:
- the LOC128246463 gene encoding hephaestin-like, with product MTTDVNFHFYFLFCFSLTCIATAFILDQPIPGSDVINKTDGSFNVRNYRDYYLRAEKVLWDYLPLQENVVDSYTEYLEDTLKNKNNRVGSKYLKYVYKLYTDGNFTQEIKSPPSFGYVGPLLRVEVGEVMRIHFRNDVDMPVSVHPHGVKYTKINEGAQYMDGTNGASKSDDGVPQGTDYLYTWELTSDFSPRDDDPSCIPFAYHSHVDPEKEVNSGLVGLLLVCKQGTLRADGTRSDVDSEQVLYFDSIDEGATWLTDENLKRCGDPDECKRLYESGDPDFEESLKKDSINGYMYANLPNLTVCAGDRVAWYIFSLSAEIHTVNIDGQTFLSNRHRSTAIGIWPATFRETEMVAQNPGTWLVQCMNSEHNTNGMKVYLTVRDCGGVAPEQLSGRYRTHFLSAEMDDWNYAPSGRNLFDGQDLDTPKTESEIYFANTYEGRPMIGGTYRKSRFFEYTSFGYNVRMNRTSREAHLGLLGPVIRAEVGDTINVVLSNKTPWPVSLVIQGVSVAYAQRGMFSKDTGAGRQTAGHFVQPGTLGSYKFNVPWGVGPGDDDPACLTYMYYSGVNLERDINSGLVGPLLICRPGALDAQTGKQKYIDREMFLYFASIDENLSWHIDHNVATYASGSANRDDDDFTESNFMRAVNGRAYGNLEGLDVCRDENVAWHVLSFGQGEGNHVVTFNGNNVVIDGMFRDSHVIISGQTFSALMKPDNVGNWSLFCHNTYHYDAGMTALYHVDTCGASNQPFYPTTGNVRRYYIAAVERKWNYAPNTIIPLDGSNFSLPSHDQHIRVQKEGKFIGSIYTKALYREFTDSTFTQEKVRSADEIHLGVLGPFIKAEVGDTVEVVFKNMASRPYSIHAQGLRYNKTYEGMGYNDGQTDNRGDSVQPGTTFIYRWEVPTTSGPSREGQKCVNFLYHSAVDPVKDVYAGLAGPIVVCRSGILDNNGMRTDSVEKEFALLFLAFDENKSWYFNQNIQENCPGADTSTPEFEESNKYDSINALIFNNVQGLIANSGDNIAWYVTGLGENEDIHTVHFHGHTYTYRTDQSHEGDVIEVFPGTYETVEMFASNPGTWLIHCHVGEHMKDGMIATYTIL